Genomic DNA from Catenulispora sp. EB89:
ACCACGATGGTCTGGGACGTCGAGGGCCGAATGCTGGAGCGGCGCTGGGCCGACGGCAGCACCGAGCAGTGGTCCTACGACGCCGAAGGCAACCTGCGGCAGCATCGGGACGAGGCCGGCGGCGTCACGTCCAGCGAATACGGTGTCTTCGGTCTGTTGACCGCACGAACCACCCCGGACGGCGCGCGGCATGTCTTCTCCTATGACACTGAACTGCGCCTGGTCGGCGTCACCAACCCGGCCGGCGCGGTGTGGTCCTACCGCTTCGACGCTGCCGGCAGGCTGGTCGGCGAGCGCGACTTCAACAGCCGCGCGCTCAACTACGTCCTGGACCCGGCGGGTCGGCTGGCCGAGCGCCGGGTGGCCGGCGGCCCGGCCGTCGCCTTCGAGCGTGACCCGCTGGGCCGGGCTATGGTCCGGCGCTCTGGCGATGCGGTCACGACCTTCGCCTATGACGCGGTCGGACGCATTCTGAGCGCCGAGGGTCCCGGCTCTCGCCTGGACTACACGCGTGACGCTGTTGGTCGGATCCTCACCGAGACCGTCAATGGTCAAACATTGGTCAATGAGTACGATGCGCGAGGACTGCGAGTGGGCCGCGTCAGCCCGAGTGGCGTCGTTTCACGATGGGGCTTCGACGCATCCGGACACGTGACCTCGCTGCGCGGCAGCGCCGCGGCGCTGTCCTTCGTCTACGACGAGGCCGGCCGGGAAATCTCCCGGGGTCTCGGCGCCGACGCGGTGCTTTGCCAGTCGTACGACGTCACCGGCCGGGTCGTCGGCCAGCAGATCTGGGCTGGTATGACGTCGACCGGTGGGATCCGACCGGAGTCCCGGCGGGTCCAGGAACGCGCATACCGGTACCGGGCCGACGGCGCGGTGACTGCGATCACCGACCTCCTACGGGGAGACCGGGCCTTCGAGCTCGACCCGCTTGGCCGGGTGACCGCAGTCGACGGCGCGTCGTGGCACGAGGCGTATCAGTATGACGCGTACGGGAACCTCCTACAGTCCGAGGTGCCCGGCGACTCCTCCACGAACGGCGGCCGGGCCGGGACCGGCACGCTGATCAAGCGAGCCGGACGGACGACCTACGAGTATGACGACCAAGACCGGATCGTGCGGTGCTCACGCCGTACGTTGTCCGGCCAGGTGAAGCGCTGGAGCTACACGTGGGATCCGCAGGACCGTCTCGTGGAGGTCGCCACGCCGGACGGCGGCCGCTGGACCTACGACCACGATCCGCTGGGCCGCCGGATCGCCAAGCACCGCTTCGCCCCGGGCGGCGAGCGCGTCACCAGCGTTTGGTTCAGTTGGGACGGCACCCGGCTCGCTGAGCAGTCCGAGGTCGACGAGCACGGCCGCACCACCACTGTGACCTGGGACTACGAGCCGGGAACGGATCGGGTCGCCGGCCAGACCCGCCGAACCTGGGCCACCGACGCCCCGAGCGACGAGATCGACTCCGAGTTCCACGCCATCGTCACCGACCTGGTCGGCACGCCACAGGAATTGGTGGACGCCACCGGGGCGGTGGCGTGGCGGCAGATCGCGAGTGTGTGGGGCCAGGCAGTTACGGCACCGGGCTCGCGTACCGATTGCCCGCTGCGCTTCCCCGGCCAGTACCACGACCCGGAGACGGGGTGGAACTACAACTTCTTCCGGTACTACGACGCCGAGAACGCCCGGTACACGAGCCCAGACCCATTGGGCTTGGACGCGGCGCCGAACCACCACGGTTATGTGCGCAACCCGCTGGGCTGGAGCGACCCGCTCGGTCTGATCAGCTGTGACAAGGCCCGCGAGGCGTTCCAGAAGGCGCAGGACAGGGTCAACGACAAAGGCACCGCGCAGCGCAAGGCAGGCCCGCCGCCGAAGGGCTACCACGGGCACCTCCCGAAGGACGTCGAGGACGACATCCTGCGGAACCCCGACGCCGTTTACGCCTCCACCGGGACCGGGGACCGCGTCATCGTTCGGCAGGGTGACGACATCGTGGTACTGGACGGCAAGGGCGCCACCAGAGGACACATCCAGACCAGCTATGGACCGCGAGGGCCGTTGAACGATTCCGGCGCCAAGGCGTACCCAGGTAGCCTGCCAACCGATCCGGGCAAGCCGATCACCCACGACATGATCGTCAACGGGGGAATCCCGGACGGAGACGGTGGCTTCTTGGCACCGGCCGTCCAGGTGTAGCCATGGGAGCCGTCCACCTGTCCAGAATCACCGCCGGATCAGCAAGGATGGCTTCATGACCACCACGGATCCGATCGAGCTCGCCCCGGGGACATTCGCCCGTGTCGTCCCGGGCGAGCCTTTCGCCACGCAGCCGGCCTTGCGCCTGGACAGCCTGGCCATATACCTGCCGGCTGGGGATGATCAGCCCTCTGAGGCTCGACTAGCTGCGACGACCGGCAGTAGCGAGTGGCTTTGGAACGCCGCCGAATACTGGAGGTTCGACCGTGCCTCCTCGGAGTTGGTGCAGATCATTGCGGCTTTGCCCGCGGACAACACTCCAGGACCGGATCCTGAAGCCTGGGCGGAGGCGCCGACTGCCACCGGGACCATCGCGCTCGCCGTACCCGGGGACTTCGCCCGACCGGAAGGAACCACCCGCTGGATCGACCCGGCGGGGACCACGCTGATCCTCAGATACGAGCCGCTGGAGCCGACGCCTCGTTCGCCGGACCGACGACGCGTCCGTCTGGCCGAGGACTGCTTCCTGCTCATCGAGGACAATCGGGTGGCAGGCTGGCAGCTGGAACGTCCGGCCAGATTCATCACCGGGGACTCAGGCGGCGCACCGCTGCCAGGCACCGAGGTGGAGGCAGCACTCGGTGGGCTGTTCAGCGCCCTGATCACGTTCACCGACGACGCCCGGCTCGACGCCCTGGACAATGGCGACCTCACGGTGCGTGAAGAGCTGCGGGACCTGGACAAGCGGCTAGAGCCGTACTGTGCACGCCACGACTCCCGCGCACTCGAGATGCGAAGGCTGACCCGCCAGGTCCTGGAGGATTTTGGACCGCGGTCGTAGGTGCTCGCAGCGGTACACGTTGCGGCCCTACCCCGGCCAGCCTGTCCGCCTGCTGAGGTGTAAGCGATGTACATCTCGGAAAAGCGTGTGAGGTTGCGCTAGGACCCCAGGCCAGAGGTCTGTCCCGGCTGCATCTGAGGCGGCCGGTTGCATTCCTGGTTGCATTCCGATGGGGCCTGGATCCCCATGGATGGTCGGAATAGAACAGCCCCTGCTCTGCGTCACCGCAGCTCAGGGGCTGTCTTAGAAGCGGTGACGGTGGGATTTGAACCCACGGAGGCTTGCACCTCACACGCTTTCGAGGCGTGCTCCTTAGGCCGCTCGGACACGTCACCGTGGAACACCTTACCGGATGTCCGCCGGTGCTCCGGTCACTTTTGGCGGCGGCCTTCGAAGAAGCGGTCGAGTGCGTCTGCGCACTCCTGATCGAGGACTCCGGTGACCACTTCCGGGTTGTGGTTGAGGCGCGGGTCGCGGAGGACGTCGTACAGCGACCCCGCTGCGCCGGCCTTCGGGTCCCAGGCGCCGAAGACGACGCGGGTGAGGCGGGACAGCACGATCGCGCCCGCGCACATCGTGCATGGTTCGAGGGTGACCACGAGCGTGCAGTCCGTCAGCCGCCAGCTGGCTGGGCTCGCGGCCGGGTCGCTATGCGTTGCGCGCTCGTGGAGGGTGTGCGCCGCCGCGCGGATGGCGACGATCTCCGCGTGCCCGGTGGGGTCCCCTTCGGCTTCCCGCGTGTTGCGGCCGGTGGCGATGACGGTGCCGGTGGGGTCGAGGATGACCGCGCCGATGGGGACGTCGCCGGTGGCTTCGGCCGCGGTTGCCTCGGCCAGGGCCAGGCGCATCCAGGGTTCGTAGCGGCGCTGCGTGGGCGTCGTCATGGGTTCAGTCTGGCCGTTCGCCGGGGTCGTCGGTGGAGTGGGTGCATGGTAGTCGCGTGCATGTCAGCCCTGCATGTCAGCCTGCGTGCCGGCCCTGTCGCGTGTGCGTGTGCGTGTGATCGAAGCCACAGGCGATCAACCTCACAATAAAGCGCCGCCGTCCCCATCTCGGGAACCGGCGGCGCCGCAACCATTCAGCGTCATCGGGCTCAGGACTGCCCAACTGCCCAAGTGGCGTCCTGTAGCGGTACCTCTAGCCGAACCGGCCAGAAAATCCTCTAGTAAAAGAAAGTCCTCAACAGCTGCTGCTGCCTGAGCCGCGCCATCCGGGCCCGCCGCGGCGCCACGCGTTCGCGCAGGCGCTGGGCCTCGGCCAGGTCGGCGAGGAAGTCCTCGCGACGGCGTTTGCGGTCTCGTGCCTCCCGCGCCGGTGCGGGCTGCGGTTGCGGCTGGTCTGCGGGCATCTGCTCGTCACCGCCTTCCCGTAGCGCCGGTCCCCTTTTCCGGAAGCCGGCGGTTTGACCTTTTTGAGAGGTTACCTTGTCACCGTATGTGCTTGTCCAGTGCTTACCGGTGCAGCACCTCGGCTCGTCGGATACCGTTTGCCCATGCCCACCGTGTCCATTCATGTCGTCGACCACCCGCTTGTCGCTCACAAGCTCACCGTGCTGCGGGACGCGCGCACCGACACCCCCACTTTCCGCTCGCTCGCCGACGAGCTGGTGACGCTCCTGGCTTACGAGGCCACCCGCAACGCGCAGGTGGAGCCGACCACGGTGGTCACCCCCGTCGCCGAGGCGCGCGGGGTCACCTTCACCGGTCCGCGGCACCTCGTGGTGCCGGTCCTGCGGGCCGGCCTCGGCATGCTCGACGGCATGGTCCGCCTGCTCCCGACCGCCGAGGTCGGCTTCCTGGGCATGGTCCGGAACGAGGACACGCTGCAGGCCTCCACCTACGCCACCCGGCTGCCGGAGCACCTCGCCGGCCGCCAGTGCTACCTGCTGGACCCGATGCTGGCCACCGGCGGCACGCTCATCGCCGCCATCCGCCTGCTCGCCGACCGCGGCGCCGCCTCGGTCACCGCCGTCTGCCTGCTTGCCGCGCCCGAGGGCGTCGCCGCCGTGCAGGAGGCGCTGGCCGACCTGGACGTGCCCGTGGCGATCGTCACAGCGGCCATCGACGAGCGGCTCAACGAGAACGGCTACATCGTCCCGGGCCTCGGCGACGCCGGAGACCGCCTCTACGGGACCGTCTCGGCCTAGAACCGACCTGAGCGAGAAAACATCTGTGGGGCCGGAGAACCGGCCCCACAGTCGTCTCTGATGCCCGTGCAGACCCTCTGTCCGCACAGGCCCTCTGCCTTCACAGGCATCACTGCGCCTTGAGCGCCGCCAGCACCTTCGCCATGCTCTCCTTCGCGTCCCCGAACAGGAGCGAAGTGTTCTGCGCGTACAGCAGTTCGTTCTCGACTCCCGCGAACCCGGGACGCATCGACCGCTTGCAGAACACCACCTGCTGCGCGAGGTCCACGTCCAGGATCGGCATGCCCGAGATCGGCGAGCCGGTCGGCTGCCGGGCCGCCGGGTTCACCACGTCGTTCGCCCCGATCACCACGGCCACGTCCGCCGAGGCCAGCTCCGAGTTCGCCGCGTCCAGCTCCAGCAGCGACTCATAAGGCACGTTCGCCTCGGCCAGCAGCACGTTCATATGTCCCGGCATCCGTCCCGCGACCGGGTGGATCCCGTACGACACCTGCACCCCGCGCGACGTCAGCAAGTCCGCGACCTCGCGCACCGTGTGCTGCGCCTGCGCCACCGCTAGCCCGTAGCCCGGGACGATGACCACCTTGCGCGCGTACCCCAGCAGGATCGCGACGTCCTCCGGCGACGACGTCCGCACCGGCCGTGCCGCGCCGTCGCCGCTGGTCCCGGCACTGCTGGCGGTAGCCGTGAACGCCCCGAACAGCGTGCCGGTCAGCGGACGTCCCATCGCGGCGGCCATCATCCGGGTCAGCAGCGTCCCGGACGCCCCGACCAGCGTGCCCGCGATCACCAGCAGCGTGTTGCTCAGCACGTAGCCGCTCGCGGCGACCGTCAGACCGGTGAAGGCGTTCAGCAGCGAGATGACGATCGGCACGTCCGCCCCGCCCACCGGCAGCACGAACAGCACGCCGAAGGCCAGCGACAGCAGCGCCAGCAGCACCATCAGCGCGGTGCTCGGCCACGGCACGAGGAACACCGCGAACAGCACGCTCGCCGCCGCGACCCCGATGGTCACCCAGCGCCCGGCCGGCAGCACCACCGGCCGCGTCGTCATCAGCTCCTGCAGCTTGGCGAACGTGATCATCGATCCGGAGAACGAGACCCCGCCGACCAGGATGGTGAACGCGGTCGCCGCCAGATCGGCGGTGGCCGCGTGCTCGATCCCCTTGCCGGGCCGTAGGAACTCCACGGAGGCCACCAGCGCCGCCGCCCCGCCGCCGACGCCGTTGAACAGCGCGACCAGCTGCGGCATCGCGGTCATCCGCACCTGCCGCGCGGTCGGCAGGCCGATCGCGACGCCGACGACGATCGCGCCGATGATCAGACCCAAGTGCTGCAGGTGTGGCGTGGTCAGGGCGACGATCACGGCCAGCGCGGCGCCGCAGGACCCGATCAGCGTCCCCAGGCGTGCGGTGCGCGGCGCCGACAGTCCCTTGAGGGTGAGGATGAAGCAGATCCCTGCGATCAGGTACGCGGTGTCTCTCCAGGCGCTGCTCACTTGCCGCCCTCCCCGGGGGAGGCCGACGAAGCCGAGGGGCTTGAAGGACCCGAGGCAGCGGGAGAGGCCGGCGAGGCGTCCCGACCTCCGCCCCCGCCCCCGGGATCACCGGGAGCCCGCCGCGGTTTCGCGAACATCCCCAGCATCCGGTCGGTCACCGCGAACCCGCCGACCATGTTCACCGTCGCCATCACGATCGCCAGCAGCCCGATCACCAGCTGCAGGTTGTCGGTCGTGGACCCGGTGGCGATGATCGCGCCGACCAGGATCACGCCGTGGACCGCGTTGGCGCCGGACATCAGCGGGGTGTGCAGGATCGAGGAGACCTTGGAGATGACCTCGAAGCCGAGGAAGACGGCCAGCACGAAGACCGTCAACCACGCTGTGGAACTCATCTGAACTCACCCTTCAGCAGCACACAGCAGGCGGCGGCGATCTCGTCGGCGGCGATGTCCTCGGGAGTTGATAAAAGCACTCCGTCCTGGCAGATGGCCAGGATGAAAGCGGACATGTTCGCGCCGTAGAGCCGCGAGGCGTGCGCGGCGAGCTGGCTGGGGACGTTGCGGCCGCCGTGGACCAGCACACCCTGGTGCTGGACGTCCTCGCCGGGGCGCGAGACCTCGCAGTTGCCGCCGTTCGGGTTGTCCGCGGCCAGGTCGACGATCACCGAGCCGGGCCGCATCTTCTCCACCATCTCGGTGGTCACCAGCAGCGGGGCCGGACGGCCGGGGACCGCGGCGGTCGTGATCACGACGTCGGCGGCCGCCACGAACGGAGCCAGGGCTTTGCGTTGCCGGTCCGCCGCGTCGGCGGCCTGCTCGCTGGCGTAGCCGCCGCTGGAGGAGGTCTGACTTTCGATGTCCAGGGTGATCGACTTGGCACCCAGCGAGCGGATCTCCTCGGCCGCGGCGGCGCGCACGTCGTACGCCTCCACCACCGCGCCGAGCCGCTTGGCCGTCGCGATCGCCTGCAGGCCGGCCACGCCGGCGCCGAGGACCACGACCTTGGCCGGCGGCACGGTTCCGGCCGCGGTCATCAACAGCGGGAAGAAGCGGGGGAGCCGTTCGGCGGCGATCAGGGCGGCGCGGTAGCCGGCCACCATCGCCTGGGACGACAGCGCGTCCATCGACTGCGCGCGGGTGATGCGGGGCAGCAGCTCCAGGGCGAAGAAGCTGGCGTGCCGGTCCACCAGGACGCCGGCCGGGCCGCGGCCGTCCTTGGGGGAGGACAGGCCGATCACCGCGGTGCCGGGCTTGAGCTTGGCGGCGGTCTGCTGATCGAGTTGTCCGACAGCGGTTAAGAGATCGATGTTCGCCAGGATTTCTTCCGGGCTCTTCGCGATGATCGCGCCCGCCGCGCGGTAGGCGTCGTCGTCTTCGGCGGCCGCTTGGCCCGCGCCAGATTGGACGTACACACTGTGGCCGGCCGCGATCAGGCGTCCCGCGGACTCGGGAGTGAGCGCCACCCGGCGCTCGAACGGGGCGTTTTCGGTCAAGACACCGATCTGCATGCGATCAACCTAGCCGGGGAATGCTGCGTATGTGTGCCCCCTGACACAGAAGTCCACTGAGTCGTTATCGTCGGCCTTGCGGCTGGACGAGATCAAAACCCTTTGCCCCGGCTAGGCTTTGACACAGTGGGGAAGCTGTTAGGTAGGAGTGAACCGGGAACGCCTCGCATGATGCTGACTCCGGTCGCGCGGCACCTCGACCGTCCAGATGAAGGGGATCTGACGTGAAACTCAAGCCGGCCGTGCAGTGGGGCATCGTGCTCTTCTTGGTCTATTTCGTGGTCCAGAACCCGTCAGGCGCGGGCAACCTGGTCCAGGGTGCGTTGAACTGGGTGGCCAGCGTCGGCAAGACGCTCGGCGACACGTTCCACAACCTGGTCTCAAGCTGATCGACGCGAGACGGTAACCCGACGTGTCCGACTCATCGCCACCGCTGTACGGCCGGATGTTGCTCCGGCCCGAGCTCGAAGACCGCGCCAAACGGTTCCTCGTGCCGGGCGAGCGTCTGGTCATAGCGGTCCGACATCATCTGGCCGCGATCATCATCCCGGTGCTGGTCGCGGTCGCGGCGGCGGTCGCCGCCATGGGTATCGACATCTTCTCCACTCCGGACGCGGGCAAACTGCGGCTCGGGGCGTGGGCGGTCGCCGGTATCGCCTTCCTCTACACAGCCTGGAACGTCGCGGTGTGGAACCAGGACCTGCTGATCGTGACCAACAAGCGGATCCTGCACACCCACGGCGTGATCACCCGGTCCTTCGACGCGCTGCCGTTGGGCAAGGTCAACGACATGCGGGTGGAGCGGGACCTGCTGGGCCGGATCCTCGGCTACGGCCGGTTCAACGCCAAGGCCGTGGGCGACGCCCCGCTGGGCCGCCGCGGTCTGGACTACATATCGCACGTCGAGGAGACCTGGCTGGAAATCAGCAACCTGTTGTATGGCCCGGGCGCGAAGTCCGGTCCCAAGGAACCGCAGGAGGTGCGCCTGGTCGGCGCGGTCCTGCCGGACATGAACGGCGAACCGGTCGAGATCGTCATGCCTCCGGTGTCTGTGAAGAGTCCTGCGGATGACAACAAGGCACACCCCGTGAACGCCGCCATGCTCCCGGTGCGGGTGTTCCATGACAACAAGGGCGAGCGGGCGTTTGAGACGGACGTCACAACGTCGAGCAACAAACGTCGCAGGATTCGCTTTTTCCGCTAACCGGACATCTGTCCCTGCGGCCCAGGTCGCGCCCGAATTCGGCGCGCCTGGGCCTTTGGTTTCGTTTACAGCCGGTACTCGTCCCCGCCCGAAGGGTGGCCGGTATCTAAGCGTTCGCTGAACGAATCATGGACTTGTCGCTTGTTAGGCAGGCTGCCGGTGACTAACGTCCACAGGGCTTCGCCGCTCCCAACGGGCCAGCAGGTTCCGGGCGTCGAGGCACCGCCGAGTCCGCGTAC
This window encodes:
- a CDS encoding NAD(P) transhydrogenase subunit alpha, which encodes MQIGVLTENAPFERRVALTPESAGRLIAAGHSVYVQSGAGQAAAEDDDAYRAAGAIIAKSPEEILANIDLLTAVGQLDQQTAAKLKPGTAVIGLSSPKDGRGPAGVLVDRHASFFALELLPRITRAQSMDALSSQAMVAGYRAALIAAERLPRFFPLLMTAAGTVPPAKVVVLGAGVAGLQAIATAKRLGAVVEAYDVRAAAAEEIRSLGAKSITLDIESQTSSSGGYASEQAADAADRQRKALAPFVAAADVVITTAAVPGRPAPLLVTTEMVEKMRPGSVIVDLAADNPNGGNCEVSRPGEDVQHQGVLVHGGRNVPSQLAAHASRLYGANMSAFILAICQDGVLLSTPEDIAADEIAAACCVLLKGEFR
- a CDS encoding PH domain-containing protein, translated to MSDSSPPLYGRMLLRPELEDRAKRFLVPGERLVIAVRHHLAAIIIPVLVAVAAAVAAMGIDIFSTPDAGKLRLGAWAVAGIAFLYTAWNVAVWNQDLLIVTNKRILHTHGVITRSFDALPLGKVNDMRVERDLLGRILGYGRFNAKAVGDAPLGRRGLDYISHVEETWLEISNLLYGPGAKSGPKEPQEVRLVGAVLPDMNGEPVEIVMPPVSVKSPADDNKAHPVNAAMLPVRVFHDNKGERAFETDVTTSSNKRRRIRFFR
- a CDS encoding NAD(P) transhydrogenase subunit alpha → MSSTAWLTVFVLAVFLGFEVISKVSSILHTPLMSGANAVHGVILVGAIIATGSTTDNLQLVIGLLAIVMATVNMVGGFAVTDRMLGMFAKPRRAPGDPGGGGGGRDASPASPAASGPSSPSASSASPGEGGK
- the upp gene encoding uracil phosphoribosyltransferase, coding for MSIHVVDHPLVAHKLTVLRDARTDTPTFRSLADELVTLLAYEATRNAQVEPTTVVTPVAEARGVTFTGPRHLVVPVLRAGLGMLDGMVRLLPTAEVGFLGMVRNEDTLQASTYATRLPEHLAGRQCYLLDPMLATGGTLIAAIRLLADRGAASVTAVCLLAAPEGVAAVQEALADLDVPVAIVTAAIDERLNENGYIVPGLGDAGDRLYGTVSA
- the tadA gene encoding tRNA adenosine(34) deaminase TadA, which codes for MTTPTQRRYEPWMRLALAEATAAEATGDVPIGAVILDPTGTVIATGRNTREAEGDPTGHAEIVAIRAAAHTLHERATHSDPAASPASWRLTDCTLVVTLEPCTMCAGAIVLSRLTRVVFGAWDPKAGAAGSLYDVLRDPRLNHNPEVVTGVLDQECADALDRFFEGRRQK
- a CDS encoding NAD(P)(+) transhydrogenase (Re/Si-specific) subunit beta; its protein translation is MSSAWRDTAYLIAGICFILTLKGLSAPRTARLGTLIGSCGAALAVIVALTTPHLQHLGLIIGAIVVGVAIGLPTARQVRMTAMPQLVALFNGVGGGAAALVASVEFLRPGKGIEHAATADLAATAFTILVGGVSFSGSMITFAKLQELMTTRPVVLPAGRWVTIGVAAASVLFAVFLVPWPSTALMVLLALLSLAFGVLFVLPVGGADVPIVISLLNAFTGLTVAASGYVLSNTLLVIAGTLVGASGTLLTRMMAAAMGRPLTGTLFGAFTATASSAGTSGDGAARPVRTSSPEDVAILLGYARKVVIVPGYGLAVAQAQHTVREVADLLTSRGVQVSYGIHPVAGRMPGHMNVLLAEANVPYESLLELDAANSELASADVAVVIGANDVVNPAARQPTGSPISGMPILDVDLAQQVVFCKRSMRPGFAGVENELLYAQNTSLLFGDAKESMAKVLAALKAQ